The genomic DNA ggttatgtttttttgtggataaatatgagaaaaataGAGAGGGTACTGTACAGTGTAGTGAGTAGTAGTGTAGTGGCAAAATCTGGAAACAGCTATTTTAGCTTTTCTCTCTGCTGTGAAATATGCAGAGCCGACGTGAGCTTCACGCGCCACCGTAacctgaaggagaagaagaagaagaatccccCAGCCATGGGGTGTGCGGCGTCCAAGCTCGACAACGAAGATTCTGTACGGCGTTGTAAGGATCGCCGTCGTCTCATGAAAGAAGCTGTCTACGCTCGTCATCATCTCGCCGCCTCTCACGCCGATTACTGTCGATCTCTTCGTCTCACTGGATCTGCTCTCTCCTCATTCGCCGCCGGTGAGCCTCTTTCTGTCTCGGATCAAACTCCGGCGGTTTTCCTccatcctcatcctcctccGCTTTCTGAACCATCTCCGGCTAAATTTATCCCCCCTCCACGTTTTCCTCCGATGTCTCCTTCTGTTGCTAGTAGTACCAAACAGTCTTCTTCAGTCAATTCCGTCTCTTCAAATCGACGGCGGAGACAGCCACCGAAACCTAAGCTCCCTCATATACTCTCGGAGTCAAGTCCTTCGTCTTCTCCGAGGAGTGAGAGATCCAATTTCATGCCGAACTTTTATCCCGGAGCTGCTTATCAGAACTCTACTTACTCCGCTACTCCTTCTCATGCGGCCTCCTCCGTCTGGAACTGGGAGAATTTTTACCCTCCTTCACCTCCCGATTCCGAATTCTTCAATCGGAAGGCTCAAGAGAAGAAACACAACTCCGATGATCGCTTCAAAGATGATGATACTGAAACAGAGAGGTCAGAGTATGATTTCTTCGACCCTAGTAAGCAGAAGCTGAAGCAGTTTGAATCAGTGAGCAATGCGGtggagacggagacggagacggagacggagacTGAGAGAGAGGAAGTACATTGTAGTGAATGGGAGGATCACGATCATTACAGCACCACGAGCTccgatgaggaggaagaagaagatgacgataGAGAGTCGATCTCTGAGGTAGGGACTCGCTCCGAGTTTGGTGGATCTAATTCGATGAGACAGCATCATCAGCCAATGCCGCGAGAATACGGCGGCGCTGAACAAGGAAAATATGACAAAGCAGATGATGCGACGATATCTTCTGGTAGCTATAGAGGCGAAAGAGAGATCACTGACATGAACATGGTGGTTAGGCATAGGGATTTGAAAGAAATCGTTGATGTCATTAAGGAGAATTTCGATAAGGCTGCTGCTTCGGGTGATCAAGTGTCTCAGATGCTTGAGCTTGGCAGAGCTGAGCTCGATCGCAGTTTCAGCCACTTGAAGAGTGAGTTCtgttttcttgcttttcttgGTAACTAGGAACTATACATGCTTTGATGGATATACAGTTTGTGACATTGTGAATTTTGTGTGTTATTAGAAACGGTGATTCATTCTAGTAGCATATTAAGCACCTTGAGCTCGACATGGACCTCGAAGCCACCATTGGCAGTCAAGTACAGGATAGACACGACGGCGTTGGATCAACCAAACAGTTCGAAGAGCCTTTGTTCTACTCTTGATCGTCTCTTGGCATGGGAGAAGAAGCTCTATGAAGAAATTAAGGTTCTTTACAGTTTGTCCATATCAAAGCGTTTGTAGGTTTTGATGAATTTTGTCAATTGACTGTTGGTAACTGATGAATCTTATTNTCGCAGTTTCAGCCACTTGAAGAGTGAGTTCTGTTTCCTTGCTTTTCTTGGTAACTTGGAGAATTATCCAtgcttttgatgagtttgtgacattttgaattttgtgttaTTAGAAACGGTGATTCATTCTAGTAGCATATTAAGCACCTTGAGCTCAACATGGACCTCGAAGCCACCATTGGCAGTCAAGTACAGGATAGACACGACGGCTCTGGATCAACCGAACAGTTCGAAGAGCCTTTGTTCCACTCTTGACCGTCTCTTGGCATGGGAGAAGAAGCTCTATGAAGAGATTAAGGTCCTTTTACAGTTTGTCCAAATCAAAGCCTTTGTaggtttttagttttgattaattttgggAATTGACTGTTGGTaactgatgatttttttttccaggctAGAGAAGGCTTCAAGATTGAACATGAGAAGAAGTTAGCACAACTTCAAAGCCAAGAGTATAAAGGGGACGATGAAGCTAAACTAGACAAGACAAAGGCCTCTATAATGAGGTTACAGTCATTGATAATTGTTACTTCTCAAGCTGTTACAACCACATCTACTGCCATAATCCGTCTTCGTGATACTGACCTTGTTCCACAACTCGTTGAGCTCTGTCATGGGTAATTTTGCTCTATCTATATAACTGAATCACTCTTTTGCTTGATGTTATCTTGTGATCCCACAGTTTTCTTGAATTTGACATTTTTGGCAAGCAATCATTACTTTACCCATTTGCTGTCTTAAATTTAGTATCCTATTTATTTCCACCTATCTTTAGAAGAATCTTGTGGACTTGGTAAGTGTAGGTGAACAATAATGAGCTCATGCGTTTAGAATTTTGTGGTCCTTGACATGCTTATAGTGAGACAAAAAGGTCTCTTACCTCTGTTATCTATTGTTACAGTTTAGTTCTTAGCCTTTTGACGTTTTATAGCTTATCTTGCCAAAGTAACTACTAAGTTGCTGAAATTGGTAATTATGTCTCATAGTTAAGAGGCAGTATAACCTATAGGCAATAAACTGTAAGAAGCAGTATACTATTGCAGACACTAAtctgtgtttttattttcaccTGATGCAGCTTTATGTACATGTGGAAATCTATGCATCAATACCATGAGACTCAGAACAGCATTGTGGAGCAAGTCCGGGGGCTCATTAACAGATCAGGCAAAGGCGAATCCACCTCTGAGCTACACCGACAAGCAACACGTGACTTGGAATCAGCTGTCTCTTCTTGGCACACCAGTTTCAGCCGTCTAATTAAATTCCAACGTGACTTCATACTCGCAGTTCACACCTGGTTCAAGCTAACCCTTCTCCCAGTTTGCCAAGAAGATGCCACCGATCATCATAAAGAGCCGCTCAATGCTTACGCCTTCTGCGATGAGTGGAAACTCGCTCTAGACCGTGTTCCCGATACAGTCGCATCTGAGGCAATCAAAAGCTTCATCAACGTTGTGCATGTGATATCCGCAAAACAAGCTGATGAACataagataaagaaaagaacagAATCAGCATCAAAAGAGCTTGAGAAGAAAGCTTTTACGCTTAGAAACCTAGAGAGGAAATATTACCAGTCATACTCAATGGTCGGTGCTGGTTTACCAGATTCAGGACCCGATAGCGAACACATGTTAGACGCTCGAGACCCGCTAAGCGATAAAAAATTGGAGCTTGCAGTTTGCCAAAGGAGAGTAGAGGAAGAGATGCTGAAATACTCAAAGGCAATAGAAGTGACAAGAGCCATGACTTTGAATAATCTGCAGACAGGTTTGCCTGGTGTGTTCCAGTCGTTAACAAGTTTTTCTACTTTGTTCATGGAGTCTCTCCAAACGGTATGCACTCGCTCATACTCTATCAAATAGGACGCTGaattgtatacacatatatCTTGATAGTCATACAGAGTTACAGTAACAAAGCTCAACTCTTACAAATTTAAAGTATGGCTCTTGTTTTGTTGCCCTTATTTATGTCTTTTAGCATTAATGTGAGGTCAGTTATTGTGTTTCCCCAAGAAATTgttgaaaacatttttatttattagaaggagaatgtaaataaacaaaattttgaaactgaGGGCGTCGCTTTGATTCTGGATATGTATTTAACTTCTAATTTGATCTTATTCAGACAAAATTTGGGTAACCTTTTGCAGATTTTGTGGTTTATTTACTGAAAAATGAAGGGTAAAAACCTGTAACTGTAAGCAAGAAACTAAAGAGGGGGTAAATACTCTCTGTGACTGTGATATTTATCTTCAATTCCAAGTGGCAGGGGTGTGGGGTCTGTTTCCATCGGATTCTCTCTCTAGTTCGCATCTGACAACTCTCCATTTCTTGTCTGAAAGTGAAACCACCACATGGTTGTGTTAAAATAGGATTTTACCGGATCTTCTCTGTGTCTTCTTCTTACCTTGTGTCCCTCCCAGAACCTAATAGACAGAATCTCTCCCATGTCCCTTCTTGTCTTTATCCCTTTACTGTTTGAGGATAAAAGATCCACACAacggaaacaaacaaaaaggttGGAAAAAGATTTTATCTCTTTCCATATGAAAGCCTAGACCTGGCTGGCGTCCATACAATTAGTCTGAAGGTCAATGTAATGACTATTTTAAAGCATAAGGTCTGATAACAAATATTTAACAACATGATTTAAAAAAGCCTCTAACGGGAAAACCAAGTACATGTACTAACTTCTCTGGATCATATGCCTTTTGCAACTCTCAAGGGCTTGGGATAACGAAACTCAGATGCCCTGGCTAGCAGAAGGCACTGTGGCCGGCAGTTATGGCATCATTGAGTTGGTGTGCATACCTAGCCAAGAAATCCAAGAAACAAATGACAATTTGAACCTAGGGAAAATCATAACAATGAATCTACA from Camelina sativa cultivar DH55 chromosome 7, Cs, whole genome shotgun sequence includes the following:
- the LOC104699875 gene encoding uncharacterized protein LOC104699875 codes for the protein MGCAASKLDNEDSVRRCKDRRRLMKEAVYARHHLAASHADYCRSLRLTGSALSSFAAGEPLSVSDQTPAVFLHPHPPPLSEPSPAKFIPPPRFPPMSPSVASSTKQSSSVNSVSSNRRRRQPPKPKLPHILSESSPSSSPRSERSNFMPNFYPGAAYQNSTYSATPSHAASSVWNWENFYPPSPPDSEFFNRKAQEKKHNSDDRFKDDDTETERSEYDFFDPSKQKLKQFESVSNAVETETETETETEREEVHCSEWEDHDHYSTTSSDEEEEEDDDRESISEVGTRSEFGGSNSMRQHHQPMPREYGGAEQGKYDKADDATISSGSYRGEREITDMNMVVRHRDLKEIVDVIKENFDKAAASGDQVSQMLELGRAELDRSFSHLKKTVIHSSSILSTLSSTWTSKPPLAVKYRIDTTALDQPNSSKSLCSTLDRLLAWEKKLYEEIKAREGFKIEHEKKLAQLQSQEYKGDDEAKLDKTKASIMRLQSLIIVTSQAVTTTSTAIIRLRDTDLVPQLVELCHGFMYMWKSMHQYHETQNSIVEQVRGLINRSGKGESTSELHRQATRDLESAVSSWHTSFSRLIKFQRDFILAVHTWFKLTLLPVCQEDATDHHKEPLNAYAFCDEWKLALDRVPDTVASEAIKSFINVVHVISAKQADEHKIKKRTESASKELEKKAFTLRNLERKYYQSYSMVGAGLPDSGPDSEHMLDARDPLSDKKLELAVCQRRVEEEMLKYSKAIEVTRAMTLNNLQTGLPGVFQSLTSFSTLFMESLQTVCTRSYSIK